In Rhinatrema bivittatum chromosome 11, aRhiBiv1.1, whole genome shotgun sequence, a single window of DNA contains:
- the TRNP1 gene encoding TMF-regulated nuclear protein 1 produces the protein MPGSGRRRMPRVSAGSLRKVFPSAGLPDPARRELKPEPAAAPSAAAELPPPPGPGPRPRAAAQRLELAEARRRLLEVEGQQRLLCELESGVQQLHRFFLQAQLQAAGRGEGLGRLGGGVAQAQVHVAAHGQRLKKGLRRHRKPPRILASALGLGGCVPWGGRRGRRRSASAEPAPAERLPRPASPRSRLRP, from the coding sequence ATGCCGGGCTCCGGCCGCCGGCGCATGCCCCGGGTCAGCGCCGGGAGCCTGCGGAAGGTCTTCCCCAGCGCGGGGCTCCCCGATCCCGCCCGCAGGGAGCTGAAGCCGGAGCCGGCCGCGGCCCCCAGCGCCGCCGCGGAGCTGCCCCCGCCGCCGGGTCCCGGCCCCCGCCCCCGCGCCGCCGCCCAGCGCCTGGAGCTGGCCGAAGCCCGCCGCAGGCTGCTGGAGGTGGAGGGGCAGCAGCGGCTGCTCTGCGAGCTGGAGAGCGGCGTCCAGCAGCTGCACCGCTTCTTCCTGCAGGCCCAGCTGCAGGCGGCCGGCCGGGGCGAGGGGCTGGGGCGGCTGGGGGGCGGCGTGGCCCAGGCCCAGGTCCACGTGGCCGCCCACGGGCAGCGGCTGAAGAAGGGCCTCCGGCGCCACCGGAAGCCCCCGCGGATCCTGGCCTCCGCCCTGGGCCTGGGCGGCTGCGTGCCCTGGGGGGGCCGGAGGGGGCGGCGGAGGTCGGCCTCGGCGGAGCCCGCCCCCGCGGAGAGGCTGCCGCGCCCCGCCAGCCCCCGCTCCCGGCTGCGTCCTTAG